The following are encoded together in the Tripterygium wilfordii isolate XIE 37 chromosome 18, ASM1340144v1, whole genome shotgun sequence genome:
- the LOC119984076 gene encoding nucleoside diphosphate kinase B has protein sequence MEQTFIMIKPDGVQRGLVGEIIGRFEKKGFTLKGLKLITVDRPFAEKHYEDLSAKPFFNGLVDYIISGPVVAMVWEGKNVVTTGRKIIGATNPAESAPGTIRGDFAIEIGRNVIHGSDAVESARKEIALWFPDGPVSWSSSLHPWIYE, from the exons ATGGAGCAGACTTTCATCATGATCAAGCCTGACGGGGTCCAAAGAGGCCTG GTTGGTGAAATCATTGGCAGATTTGAGAAGAAGGGTTTCACTTTGAAAG GTCTGAAGCTTATTACTGTGGATCGTCCTTTTGCTGAGAAACACTATGAGGATCTTTCTGCAAAGCCATTTTTCAATGGACTTGTTGACTACATTATCTCAGGCCCTGTTGTTGCTATGGTTTGGGAGGGTAAGAATGTCGTTACAACTGGCCGCAAGATAATTGGAGCCACAAACCCGGCAGAGTCTGCCCCAGGAACAATCCGTGGCGACTTTGCAATTGAGATTGGCAG GAATGTCATTCATGGAAGCGATGCAGTAGAGAGTGCCAGGAAAGAAATTGCATTGTGGTTCCCTGATGGCCCCGTCAGCTGGAGCAGCAGCCTTCACCCGTGGATCTATGAATAG
- the LOC119984075 gene encoding probable WRKY transcription factor 12 isoform X2, with the protein MEAERLRGVVPSSYDLQVSFSTPSSTTSTTPQGIHEMGFVQFEENHVLSFLSPSQHISSHHHHTPPPTTATAVAASASIVFNNHNNNQVGSLDPKTTVNDDNCAAGNANDGSNNSWWRSSSAGSIDQKNSNKMKVRRKLREPRFCFQTRSDVDVLDDGYKWRKYGQKVVKNSLHPSYYRCTHNNCRVKKRVERLSEDCRMVITTYEGRHNHSPCDDSNSSDHDNGFTSF; encoded by the exons ATGGAAGCAGAAAGGCTGAGAGGTGTTGTTCCAAGTAGTTATGATTTACAGGTCTCATTCTCTACCCCATCTAGTACTACTAGTACTACTCCACAAGGGATTCATGAAAtgggttttgtccaatttgaagaAAACCATGTCTTAAGCTTCTTGTCCCCCTCCCAACATATATCTTCTCATCACCACCACACTCCGCCTCCAACCACCGCCACCGCGGTGGCGGCTTCCGCTTCAATCGTTTTTAATAATCACAACAATAATCAG GTGGGATCATTGGATCCAAAGACTACTGTTAACGATGACAACTGCGCAGCTGGTAATGCCAACGATGGCAGCAACAATTCATG GTGGAGGAGCTCATCAGCAGGATCCATAGACCAGAAAAATAGTAATAAAATGAAAGTGAGGAGGAAACTGAGAGAACCAAGATTCTGCTTCCAAACAAGGAGTGATGTGGATGTACTTGATGATGGTTATAAGTGGAGAAAATATGGCCAAAAAGTTGTCAAGAACAGCCTCCAtccaag TTACTACCGATGCACGCACAACAACTGTCGAGTGAAGAAAAGAGTGGAAAGGCTATCGGAAGACTGTCGAATGGTGATAACAACCTATGAAGGTAGACACAATCACTCTCCCTGTGATGACTCCAACTCCTCCGACCATGACAACGGCTTCACCTCTTTCTAG
- the LOC119984075 gene encoding probable WRKY transcription factor 12 isoform X1 has product MEAERLRGVVPSSYDLQVSFSTPSSTTSTTPQGIHEMGFVQFEENHVLSFLSPSQHISSHHHHTPPPTTATAVAASASIVFNNHNNNQVGSLDPKTTVNDDNCAAGNANDGSNNSWWRSSSAGSIDQKNSNKMKVRRKLREPRFCFQTRSDVDVLDDGYKWRKYGQKVVKNSLHPRSYYRCTHNNCRVKKRVERLSEDCRMVITTYEGRHNHSPCDDSNSSDHDNGFTSF; this is encoded by the exons ATGGAAGCAGAAAGGCTGAGAGGTGTTGTTCCAAGTAGTTATGATTTACAGGTCTCATTCTCTACCCCATCTAGTACTACTAGTACTACTCCACAAGGGATTCATGAAAtgggttttgtccaatttgaagaAAACCATGTCTTAAGCTTCTTGTCCCCCTCCCAACATATATCTTCTCATCACCACCACACTCCGCCTCCAACCACCGCCACCGCGGTGGCGGCTTCCGCTTCAATCGTTTTTAATAATCACAACAATAATCAG GTGGGATCATTGGATCCAAAGACTACTGTTAACGATGACAACTGCGCAGCTGGTAATGCCAACGATGGCAGCAACAATTCATG GTGGAGGAGCTCATCAGCAGGATCCATAGACCAGAAAAATAGTAATAAAATGAAAGTGAGGAGGAAACTGAGAGAACCAAGATTCTGCTTCCAAACAAGGAGTGATGTGGATGTACTTGATGATGGTTATAAGTGGAGAAAATATGGCCAAAAAGTTGTCAAGAACAGCCTCCAtccaag AAGTTACTACCGATGCACGCACAACAACTGTCGAGTGAAGAAAAGAGTGGAAAGGCTATCGGAAGACTGTCGAATGGTGATAACAACCTATGAAGGTAGACACAATCACTCTCCCTGTGATGACTCCAACTCCTCCGACCATGACAACGGCTTCACCTCTTTCTAG